A portion of the Acidisoma sp. PAMC 29798 genome contains these proteins:
- a CDS encoding LacI family DNA-binding transcriptional regulator: MAKLSTVARLRDVAAAASVSVATVSRYVNGTLVLPTETAQRIDAAIKQLDYRANPHARRLSMGRSDTIGLLVPDIANPFFAQLADAVERAAAARGLDLMLCATHNQPQRELDYIAWMRRNHMDGVLFATNHVDDGTLARAIAGSADVVLIDEDVPGTDVAKVFADNDLGGYLAGRYLVAAGHRRFAFIGGQNGMLSTTERLAGFRRAVSEGGPDCGIICEAFTRYVASDGRAAIERMLALPTRPTAIFATSDELTIGVLEALQAQGIRVPQDISLISFDDVRPLHLFSPPVTAIRQPLAEMGQLAFDLLVDSALRGTTNSPRRLTVELIERASVAPPAAQ; encoded by the coding sequence ATGGCGAAGCTGAGCACCGTGGCGCGGTTGCGTGATGTGGCGGCGGCGGCTTCGGTCTCGGTCGCGACCGTATCGCGCTATGTGAACGGCACCCTTGTTCTGCCAACCGAAACTGCGCAGCGCATCGACGCGGCGATCAAGCAGCTCGACTATCGGGCGAACCCGCATGCGCGCCGGCTCAGCATGGGTCGGTCTGACACCATCGGTCTGCTGGTGCCGGACATCGCGAACCCGTTCTTCGCGCAGCTTGCCGATGCGGTGGAGCGGGCGGCGGCGGCACGTGGCCTCGATCTCATGCTCTGCGCCACGCATAATCAGCCACAGCGCGAACTGGACTATATCGCCTGGATGCGGCGCAACCATATGGATGGTGTGTTGTTCGCGACCAATCATGTTGATGACGGAACCTTGGCGCGGGCGATCGCGGGTTCCGCCGACGTCGTTCTCATCGATGAAGACGTGCCGGGCACCGATGTCGCCAAGGTCTTCGCTGATAACGATCTGGGCGGCTATCTCGCGGGGCGGTATCTGGTCGCGGCCGGCCACCGCCGGTTTGCCTTCATCGGCGGCCAGAACGGCATGCTCAGCACGACGGAGCGTCTCGCGGGGTTCCGCCGCGCGGTGTCGGAAGGCGGGCCGGATTGCGGCATCATCTGTGAAGCCTTCACACGCTATGTTGCGTCCGATGGTCGCGCGGCGATCGAGCGGATGCTCGCGCTCCCCACGCGCCCGACCGCTATCTTCGCCACCAGTGATGAGCTGACGATCGGCGTGTTGGAGGCGTTGCAGGCCCAGGGCATCCGCGTGCCGCAGGATATCTCGCTCATCAGCTTCGATGATGTGCGGCCGTTGCATCTGTTTTCTCCTCCCGTTACCGCCATCCGCCAGCCTTTGGCTGAGATGGGGCAACTGGCTTTCGACCTGCTGGTCGATTCCGCACTGCGCGGCACCACCAATTCTCCGCGACGGCTGACGGTAGAATTGATCGAACGCGCCTCGGTCGCGCCCCCGGCTGCTCAATGA
- a CDS encoding biotin/lipoyl-containing protein, with protein sequence MATEIRTLTAGNVWKVLVQPGDVVAEGDTLFIMEVMKMEVPHTAPAAGTVTAVHVASDQEGLDADALAVEIEEGA encoded by the coding sequence ATGGCAACAGAAATCCGCACGCTGACGGCCGGGAATGTCTGGAAGGTTCTGGTGCAACCGGGTGACGTGGTGGCCGAAGGCGACACTCTGTTCATCATGGAAGTGATGAAGATGGAGGTGCCGCATACCGCGCCGGCCGCCGGCACGGTGACGGCCGTTCACGTCGCCTCCGACCAGGAAGGGCTCGACGCCGATGCCCTGGCCGTGGAGATCGAGGAAGGCGCCTGA
- a CDS encoding IS630 family transposase (programmed frameshift) — MARTLSEDLRLRVIGAVEAGSSRRAAAERFGVGIATAIRWVRAFKATGATRAHPKGGDQRSHRIEAYRDVILGAVTVQVDITLVELADMLRQEYGLHVAATTIWRFLDRHAMTTPKKTAHASEQDRPDVRARRQAWFDAQPALDPKCLVFIDETGASTKMARLRGRAKRGQRCRSPVPHGHWKTTTFTGALRLNGMTAPMVIDGPMNRDAFHAYLHHVLTPTLRPGDIVVMDNLPAHKGTETRRTIEAAGARLLYLPPYSPDFNPIENAFAKLKAILRKASERSIDGLWNTIGRAIDQFTPAECANYFTAAGYEPE, encoded by the exons ATGGCACGGACGCTATCGGAGGACCTTCGTTTGCGGGTCATTGGGGCAGTCGAAGCGGGTTCATCGCGACGTGCGGCGGCTGAGCGGTTCGGCGTTGGCATTGCGACCGCTATTCGCTGGGTACGGGCGTTCAAGGCGACAGGGGCGACGCGGGCGCATCCAAAGGGCGGGGATCAGCGCTCCCACCGCATCGAGGCTTACCGGGACGTGATCCTCGGCGCCGTCACCGTCCAAGTCGACATCACCTTGGTGGAATTGGCCGACATGCTACGGCAGGAGTACGGCTTGCACGTAGCGGCCACCACGATTTGGCGGTTCCTTGATCGTCACGCCATGACCAC ACCAAAAAAAACCGCGCACGCCAGCGAGCAAGACAGGCCCGACGTGCGGGCGCGGCGGCAGGCCTGGTTCGACGCGCAGCCTGCCCTCGATCCAAAATGTCTGGTCTTCATTGACGAGACCGGAGCTTCGACCAAGATGGCGCGCCTGCGCGGTCGGGCTAAGCGCGGCCAGCGTTGCCGCTCGCCTGTTCCGCATGGTCATTGGAAAACCACCACCTTCACGGGCGCCTTGCGCCTGAATGGAATGACCGCGCCGATGGTGATCGATGGGCCGATGAACCGTGACGCGTTCCACGCCTATCTCCACCATGTGCTGACACCGACGTTGCGGCCCGGCGACATCGTCGTGATGGATAACCTGCCTGCCCACAAAGGTACCGAGACGCGCAGGACGATTGAGGCGGCAGGTGCCAGGTTGCTCTACCTGCCGCCTTACTCGCCCGACTTTAACCCGATTGAGAACGCCTTTGCCAAACTCAAGGCCATCCTACGCAAAGCCTCCGAGCGCAGCATCGACGGACTGTGGAACACCATCGGTCGCGCGATAGACCAGTTCACTCCTGCTGAGTGCGCCAATTACTTCACCGCCGCAGGATATGAGCCCGAATGA
- a CDS encoding glutamine amidotransferase gives MTKTKVLLVGESWVSSATHYKGFDQFGSVTFHLGAEPLVSALKDSLFELVYMPAHEAAEGFPFTAEGLAQYGAIILSDIGANTLLLPQSVWMQGKPTPNRLKLIRDWTQRGGGLMMIGGYFSFQGIDGRARWRRTPVEDALPVTCLPYDDRIEVPEGFTPEVLGAADHPILCGLGTAWPLLLGANEVVVRADPGVEVLARLPESEGGHPLLVTGQYGAGRTMVWTSDIGPHWVPDVFTKWDGFAKLWTNALSWLTRA, from the coding sequence ATGACGAAAACCAAAGTCTTGCTGGTGGGCGAAAGCTGGGTCAGCTCTGCCACCCATTACAAGGGCTTCGACCAGTTCGGCAGCGTGACCTTCCACCTGGGCGCGGAACCGCTGGTGAGCGCCCTGAAGGACAGTCTATTCGAATTGGTTTACATGCCGGCGCATGAGGCGGCCGAGGGTTTTCCCTTCACGGCCGAGGGGCTTGCGCAATACGGTGCCATCATCCTGTCCGATATCGGCGCGAATACGCTGTTGCTGCCGCAATCGGTATGGATGCAGGGCAAGCCGACGCCGAACCGCCTCAAGCTGATCCGCGATTGGACGCAGCGGGGTGGTGGGCTGATGATGATCGGTGGCTATTTCAGCTTCCAGGGGATCGATGGCCGTGCCCGCTGGCGCCGCACGCCGGTGGAGGATGCGCTGCCCGTCACCTGCCTTCCCTATGACGATCGGATCGAAGTGCCGGAAGGCTTCACGCCGGAGGTTCTGGGCGCGGCGGATCATCCGATCCTGTGCGGCCTGGGCACCGCATGGCCGCTTCTGCTCGGCGCGAATGAGGTTGTGGTGCGGGCCGATCCGGGTGTGGAAGTTCTCGCGCGCCTGCCGGAATCAGAGGGCGGCCATCCGCTGCTTGTGACGGGTCAATACGGCGCCGGCCGAACCATGGTCTGGACCTCGGATATCGGGCCGCATTGGGTGCCGGATGTCTTCACCAAGTGGGACGGGTTCGCGAAGCTTTGGACCAATGCGCTGTCCTGGCTGACGCGCGCATGA
- a CDS encoding IS6 family transposase, translating into MAGFVSLDGLFAGRHFDREIIILCVRWYLRFKLSFRDLVEMMAERGLPLAHTTIMRWVRHYAPEFERRWNRFARVVGASWRMDETYIKVRGEWVYLYRAVDREGRTVDFRLSRRRDVAAAKAFFRKALKTQGSAPRVITLDGYAASHRAVREMKAAGALPEVVKLRSSKYLNNTIEQDHRGVKARTGPMLGFKRFCQSSRHDGEGLDAFTKRVN; encoded by the coding sequence ATGGCTGGGTTCGTGAGCTTGGACGGGCTGTTTGCGGGCCGGCATTTCGACCGCGAGATCATCATCCTGTGCGTGCGCTGGTATTTGCGCTTCAAACTCAGCTTCCGGGATTTGGTGGAGATGATGGCCGAGCGCGGCCTGCCTCTGGCCCACACCACGATCATGCGCTGGGTGCGGCATTATGCGCCCGAATTCGAGCGGCGCTGGAACCGTTTTGCCCGGGTTGTTGGGGCGTCGTGGCGGATGGATGAGACCTATATCAAGGTCCGGGGCGAATGGGTCTATCTGTACCGGGCGGTTGATCGTGAAGGCCGAACGGTGGATTTCCGGCTGAGCCGCAGGCGTGATGTGGCGGCGGCCAAGGCGTTTTTCCGCAAGGCCCTCAAGACCCAGGGGTCGGCGCCGCGCGTGATCACGTTGGATGGCTACGCTGCTTCGCATCGGGCGGTGCGGGAAATGAAAGCGGCGGGCGCATTGCCTGAGGTGGTGAAACTGCGGTCATCCAAATATTTAAACAACACGATTGAACAAGACCATCGCGGCGTGAAAGCGCGCACGGGGCCGATGCTTGGCTTCAAGAGGTTCTGTCAGTCCTCGCGCCACGACGGGGAAGGTTTGGATGCCTTCACCAAACGGGTAAACTGA
- a CDS encoding biotin-dependent carboxyltransferase family protein codes for MSFAVIKPGLETSVQDWPGRYGFWNQGFPPSGPMDSWSFRLANLLVGNAVGAPALECQYMGPTLRFDADSIFAITGADMQPMLDGIAVPMWESVAAQAGQTLTMSFAKLGTRAYVAVAGGIDVPPWLGSRATFHKAGIGGVEGRALKIGQTVPFGAASPDAHAGRVVKPEARPAIATERRWEIEVVAGPNDDWVDAEGHARFLSTDWKLSGKSDRTGFRLDGPDWSFTEKALNKAPEHGSLPSNILDQGYPLGAINLAGQTPIILVNDGPSMGGFINPYTVPQAAFWKLGQSKPGEIYRFRAVSVTEAQAMARSLGALCVEASIL; via the coding sequence ATGAGTTTCGCAGTCATCAAGCCGGGTTTAGAGACCTCGGTCCAGGATTGGCCGGGCCGCTACGGTTTTTGGAACCAGGGCTTTCCGCCCTCGGGGCCGATGGATAGCTGGTCCTTCAGACTCGCCAATCTTCTGGTGGGCAATGCCGTCGGTGCGCCCGCGCTCGAATGCCAGTATATGGGCCCTACGCTGCGCTTCGATGCAGACAGCATCTTCGCCATTACCGGCGCCGATATGCAGCCGATGCTGGACGGTATTGCGGTTCCGATGTGGGAAAGCGTCGCCGCGCAAGCGGGGCAGACGCTGACCATGAGTTTCGCCAAGCTCGGCACCCGCGCCTATGTCGCTGTCGCCGGCGGCATCGATGTGCCGCCCTGGCTCGGCTCGCGCGCGACCTTCCACAAGGCCGGCATCGGCGGCGTTGAGGGCCGGGCGCTGAAGATCGGCCAAACGGTGCCGTTCGGCGCGGCCTCGCCCGACGCTCATGCCGGTCGTGTGGTCAAGCCAGAAGCGCGACCTGCCATTGCCACGGAGAGGCGCTGGGAGATCGAAGTTGTCGCCGGTCCCAATGACGATTGGGTCGATGCCGAGGGGCATGCGCGGTTTCTATCGACTGACTGGAAGCTGTCGGGAAAGTCTGACCGAACCGGCTTCCGTCTCGACGGTCCGGACTGGAGTTTCACCGAAAAGGCGTTGAACAAGGCGCCCGAGCATGGCTCGCTGCCCTCCAATATTCTCGACCAGGGCTATCCGCTCGGTGCCATCAACCTCGCCGGGCAAACGCCCATCATCCTGGTCAATGACGGGCCGTCGATGGGGGGATTCATCAACCCCTATACCGTGCCGCAAGCTGCCTTCTGGAAGCTGGGACAATCCAAGCCCGGTGAAATCTATCGCTTTCGCGCGGTCAGCGTGACCGAGGCGCAGGCAATGGCCCGCAGCCTCGGCGCGCTCTGCGTCGAAGCCTCCATCCTCTGA
- a CDS encoding 5-oxoprolinase subunit B family protein, translated as MIYSEPRYLPGGDRYMLVEFGNEMNLELNFMAQGLAAAIVEARIAGIIETAPCFASMLVHYEPELIGFEDLRSELAKLVAGLGPSDALELESRLFYLPAVYLDPWTRACVEDYQAKISPKTADWDLMVELNGLRDTDDFVRVHSGTEYWVASLGFWPGLPFMMALDPRAKMTAPKYNPPRTWTPGGAIGLGGASTAIYPEQLPGGYQIFARTPVPIWDRAQRFEAFAGSICLFRPGDRVRFVPCSVEEFEAIEREVADGTYQYNMVGYGKFSVALYKSWTASLGARRTS; from the coding sequence ATGATCTATTCCGAGCCGCGCTACCTGCCGGGCGGTGACCGTTACATGCTGGTCGAGTTCGGCAATGAGATGAATCTCGAACTCAACTTCATGGCGCAGGGTCTCGCCGCCGCCATCGTCGAGGCGCGCATCGCCGGCATTATCGAAACGGCGCCCTGCTTCGCCTCCATGCTGGTGCATTACGAGCCGGAGCTGATCGGCTTCGAGGATCTGCGCTCGGAACTCGCCAAACTCGTGGCCGGCCTCGGGCCGTCGGATGCCTTGGAGTTGGAGAGCCGGTTGTTCTATCTACCCGCCGTGTACCTCGATCCTTGGACGCGCGCTTGCGTCGAGGATTATCAGGCCAAGATTTCGCCCAAGACCGCAGATTGGGATCTGATGGTGGAGCTGAACGGCTTGCGCGATACGGATGATTTCGTGCGCGTCCATTCCGGCACCGAATACTGGGTCGCCTCTCTCGGCTTTTGGCCAGGCCTGCCCTTCATGATGGCGCTCGATCCACGCGCGAAGATGACGGCGCCGAAATACAATCCGCCCCGCACCTGGACACCGGGAGGCGCCATCGGCCTCGGCGGCGCATCGACCGCGATCTATCCCGAGCAGCTTCCGGGCGGCTACCAGATCTTCGCCCGCACACCGGTGCCGATCTGGGATCGCGCGCAGCGGTTTGAGGCTTTTGCAGGCTCAATCTGTCTGTTTCGCCCCGGCGACCGGGTGCGCTTCGTGCCCTGCTCGGTCGAGGAATTCGAGGCGATCGAGCGTGAGGTGGCGGACGGCACCTATCAGTACAATATGGTCGGTTACGGCAAGTTCTCCGTCGCCCTCTACAAGAGTTGGACTGCATCCCTCGGCGCGAGGAGGACGTCATGA
- a CDS encoding segregation and condensation protein A, whose protein sequence is MSDGLTAGEEREELAEGSSDPIWDDWDNPPRVAQMPVLHLDGFDGPMDLLLDLAERQRIDFGRMSVRDLAEQFVAAMERLVGRVSLERRADWLVLATRLVLLRSRLLFPASPEAAIAAEQDAAAEVRRLEEMVFVRAAASWLTARPQLGTHVFARPAATAPSREGGYVALMDACLVVLRGRGGRPDEAPVYRPVVPDLWRVTDALARIRLTLAEHPEGGELSAFLPVLLADVANRELRARAAVASTLLAGLELAREGVLAIEQEKDYGPMRFFAKQATWEKPAGIAVA, encoded by the coding sequence GTGAGTGACGGACTCACGGCAGGGGAGGAGCGGGAAGAATTAGCCGAGGGGTCTAGTGATCCCATTTGGGATGACTGGGACAACCCGCCTCGGGTGGCCCAGATGCCGGTGCTGCATCTCGACGGCTTTGATGGGCCGATGGACCTACTGCTGGATCTCGCCGAACGCCAGCGGATCGACTTTGGCCGGATGTCCGTCCGTGACCTGGCCGAGCAATTCGTCGCGGCGATGGAACGGCTGGTGGGCAGGGTATCACTGGAACGCCGTGCGGATTGGCTCGTGCTGGCCACCCGGCTGGTGCTGCTGCGGTCGCGCCTGTTGTTTCCCGCCAGCCCGGAAGCGGCGATCGCGGCGGAGCAGGACGCCGCTGCCGAAGTACGGCGGCTGGAGGAGATGGTCTTTGTGCGGGCGGCGGCATCTTGGCTGACGGCGCGGCCGCAACTTGGGACCCACGTCTTCGCGCGGCCGGCCGCGACGGCGCCATCGCGGGAGGGTGGCTATGTCGCGCTGATGGACGCCTGTCTGGTCGTGCTGCGGGGCAGGGGAGGGCGGCCGGACGAGGCACCCGTCTATCGGCCGGTTGTTCCCGACCTTTGGCGCGTGACGGATGCACTGGCGCGGATCAGGTTGACCTTGGCGGAGCACCCGGAGGGCGGTGAATTGAGCGCGTTCCTGCCGGTTCTCTTGGCTGACGTCGCAAACCGGGAGCTCAGAGCGAGGGCCGCCGTCGCCAGCACCCTGCTGGCGGGGCTGGAACTCGCCCGGGAAGGGGTGCTCGCGATCGAGCAGGAGAAGGACTATGGGCCGATGCGGTTTTTTGCCAAACAAGCGACCTGGGAAAAGCCGGCCGGCATCGCGGTCGCGTGA
- a CDS encoding ribbon-helix-helix domain-containing protein — protein sequence MTRQTTMTVRLSGALHDFVQANVGEDGVYENVSEYIRDLIRRDKERMEQEAFDRLKAELTHAFAAADTSYRPLTAAEVIARNRR from the coding sequence TTGACCCGCCAGACCACGATGACTGTCCGCCTGAGTGGAGCCCTTCATGATTTCGTGCAGGCGAACGTCGGCGAAGATGGCGTCTACGAGAACGTCAGCGAGTATATCCGCGACCTGATCCGGCGGGATAAGGAGCGCATGGAGCAGGAAGCGTTCGATCGTCTCAAAGCCGAGCTGACGCATGCGTTCGCGGCAGCGGACACGTCGTATCGACCTCTGACCGCGGCTGAGGTCATCGCGCGCAACCGACGCTGA
- a CDS encoding acetyl-CoA carboxylase biotin carboxylase subunit — protein sequence MKKLLIANRGEIAVRIARAAKALGIATVAVYSDADAGALQVFSADEAVAIGPSKAAESYLKVEAILAAAAQTGADAIHPGYGFMAENAGFAQAVEDAGLIFVGPAPSQIAMMGDKGRARDAAFKAGVPVLPASARLAPGALDGLEEAGEAVGYPLLVKAVAGGGGIGMRLVAKAADLRTAVDSLQSMAARAFGDGTAYLERYVAAARHVEVQVFGLGDGRAVHLFERECSVQRRFQKILEESPSPGISAETRSAMHAAAQALAAAVGYRSAGTIEFVVDDDTGNFYFLEMNTRIQVEHPVTEMVTGLDLVQLQLRLARGEDCAPLLAGVTAQGHAIECRLCAENPEKMFLPSPGKITRLVLPDGPRIDIGVREGDTVSAFYDSLLAKIIVHGATRTEAIDAMRAALAGITIDGITTNLAFLIRLLDHPAFVAGKTLTGFIETHRASLFPPKTGETA from the coding sequence ATGAAAAAGCTGCTCATCGCCAATCGTGGCGAAATCGCCGTGCGCATCGCGCGGGCGGCTAAGGCGCTCGGTATCGCGACGGTCGCCGTCTATTCGGACGCGGATGCGGGCGCGCTGCAGGTGTTCTCCGCCGATGAGGCGGTGGCCATCGGCCCGTCCAAAGCGGCGGAAAGCTACCTGAAAGTCGAAGCGATCCTGGCGGCGGCGGCACAGACCGGTGCCGATGCCATTCACCCAGGCTACGGTTTCATGGCCGAGAATGCCGGTTTCGCGCAGGCGGTGGAGGATGCGGGGCTGATCTTCGTGGGTCCCGCACCGTCCCAGATCGCGATGATGGGCGATAAGGGCCGCGCGCGTGATGCCGCGTTCAAGGCTGGTGTGCCGGTGCTGCCGGCCAGCGCCCGTCTCGCACCCGGCGCGTTGGACGGGCTGGAGGAAGCCGGCGAGGCCGTCGGTTATCCGCTTCTGGTCAAAGCGGTGGCGGGGGGCGGTGGCATCGGTATGCGCCTGGTCGCCAAAGCCGCCGACCTGCGCACGGCAGTGGACTCTCTGCAATCCATGGCCGCCCGCGCCTTTGGGGACGGCACCGCCTATCTGGAACGCTACGTGGCCGCCGCGCGCCATGTCGAAGTGCAGGTGTTTGGCCTCGGTGACGGTCGGGCCGTTCACCTGTTCGAGCGTGAATGTTCGGTGCAGCGGCGCTTTCAAAAAATCCTGGAAGAAAGCCCATCGCCTGGGATTTCGGCCGAGACACGCAGCGCCATGCATGCGGCGGCGCAGGCTTTGGCGGCGGCGGTCGGCTATCGCTCCGCCGGCACCATCGAATTCGTCGTCGATGATGATACCGGAAACTTCTACTTCCTGGAGATGAACACGCGCATTCAGGTCGAACATCCGGTGACGGAGATGGTGACCGGCCTCGACCTCGTGCAATTGCAGCTTCGTCTCGCACGGGGCGAGGATTGCGCACCGCTGCTGGCGGGGGTGACCGCGCAAGGCCATGCTATCGAATGCCGCCTTTGCGCTGAGAATCCCGAAAAGATGTTCCTGCCGTCGCCGGGCAAGATCACGCGGCTGGTGCTGCCGGATGGCCCGCGCATCGATATCGGCGTGCGGGAAGGGGACACGGTATCGGCCTTCTATGATTCCCTGCTCGCGAAGATCATCGTCCATGGCGCGACCCGGACCGAGGCCATCGACGCCATGCGCGCGGCCTTGGCGGGCATCACCATCGACGGCATCACCACCAATCTTGCCTTTCTCATCCGACTGCTCGACCATCCGGCTTTCGTGGCGGGCAAGACCTTGACCGGCTTCATCGAGACGCATCGGGCGAGTTTGTTCCCGCCCAAAACCGGAGAGACGGCATGA
- a CDS encoding tyrosine-type recombinase/integrase translates to MTAAPSEGPVSAAVSGPDALATSQASALAIVGRMAPASPASAEMLALLSGPLGQAIETAATFADNHLAASTQRAYARDWRAFVAWCRTQAVNAAILPVHPVLVAAYLASLVPALGKSGLRARLAAIAHHHHQNGHLWSTRHPAISATLQGILKQHGKPIRPSAALTSTEIRQLLGSCGEDLAGVRDRALFLTGFAGALRRSELVAIDREHLTFREVGLSIHIPRSKRDQEGQGADITIPWMRGEDTCPVKAVERFLKRAGITHGPVFRGVTAWGTLENRLTTDGVRKILLRRAALAGLTVDPRERLSPHGLRAGFITEAYLAAAPDEQVMAHTRQKDLSTLRGYRRRAKITGENPARLLDL, encoded by the coding sequence ATGACGGCAGCTCCCTCCGAAGGTCCCGTGTCGGCGGCCGTCAGCGGTCCGGACGCGCTCGCGACCAGCCAGGCCTCCGCGCTTGCCATTGTCGGCCGCATGGCGCCGGCCTCGCCGGCCTCGGCAGAGATGTTGGCGCTACTGTCGGGGCCGCTCGGCCAGGCGATCGAAACCGCCGCCACCTTCGCCGATAACCATCTGGCCGCCTCGACACAGCGCGCCTATGCGCGCGATTGGCGCGCCTTCGTCGCCTGGTGCCGGACCCAGGCGGTGAACGCGGCGATCTTGCCGGTGCATCCGGTGCTGGTGGCGGCCTATCTCGCCAGCCTGGTGCCGGCGCTGGGCAAGAGCGGGTTGCGGGCGCGGCTGGCTGCGATCGCCCACCATCATCATCAGAACGGGCATCTCTGGAGCACGCGTCATCCAGCGATTAGTGCGACCCTGCAGGGCATCCTGAAACAGCATGGCAAGCCGATCCGCCCCTCGGCCGCCCTCACCTCCACGGAAATCCGCCAGCTGCTCGGGAGCTGTGGCGAGGATCTCGCGGGGGTCCGGGATCGCGCGCTCTTTCTGACCGGCTTTGCCGGGGCGCTGCGGCGTTCGGAGCTGGTGGCGATCGACCGCGAGCACCTGACGTTTCGGGAGGTGGGGCTCAGCATCCATATCCCGCGCAGCAAACGCGACCAGGAAGGGCAGGGGGCCGACATCACCATCCCCTGGATGCGCGGTGAAGACACTTGCCCCGTGAAGGCCGTCGAACGCTTCCTGAAACGTGCCGGCATCACCCATGGTCCGGTGTTCCGTGGCGTCACCGCCTGGGGCACATTGGAGAACCGGCTGACGACGGATGGCGTCCGCAAAATCCTGCTGCGCCGCGCCGCGCTCGCCGGTCTGACCGTCGATCCCCGTGAGCGGCTGTCACCGCATGGGCTGCGCGCCGGCTTCATCACCGAGGCCTATCTGGCCGCGGCACCCGATGAGCAGGTGATGGCCCATACCCGCCAGAAAGACCTCTCGACCCTGCGCGGCTATCGCCGACGGGCCAAGATCACCGGCGAGAACCCCGCCCGCTTGCTGGATTTGTGA
- a CDS encoding IS6 family transposase: MDCVGCGSSAVNERREVTARGYRRYRCRDCGRQFNERSGGVLNRACLPSDIIAFVVFCRLRYRLTLRDLSEIMALRGIEISHETVRDWEVKLLPIMGNALRKRRHGTRRAAGVSWYVDETYLKVRGRWCYLYRAIDRDGNLIDAMLSEHRDMQAAKAFFRSARATMGIRPDRVTTDGHGSYPRAIRIVLGKTVQHRTSVYLNNRLEQDHRGIKGRIRCMRGFKSHEAADRFCREHGELRNLLRPRRRHNQIVPASLRRSRFAKATSIALNIMQNA, encoded by the coding sequence ATGGATTGCGTTGGCTGTGGCTCGTCGGCGGTAAATGAACGCCGGGAGGTCACGGCCCGAGGCTACCGGCGATACCGATGCCGCGATTGCGGACGGCAGTTCAACGAGCGCAGCGGTGGGGTGCTGAACCGGGCCTGCCTGCCGAGCGACATCATCGCCTTCGTGGTGTTCTGCAGGCTGCGCTACCGGCTGACGCTGCGGGACCTGAGCGAGATTATGGCGCTGCGCGGGATCGAGATAAGCCACGAGACCGTCCGCGACTGGGAGGTGAAGCTGTTGCCCATCATGGGTAACGCGCTGCGCAAACGGCGTCACGGGACCCGGCGCGCAGCGGGCGTCAGCTGGTATGTTGACGAAACCTATCTGAAGGTCCGCGGCCGGTGGTGCTACCTCTACCGGGCAATCGACCGGGACGGAAACTTGATCGACGCGATGCTGAGCGAGCATCGCGACATGCAGGCGGCCAAGGCCTTCTTCCGCTCGGCGCGGGCGACCATGGGCATTCGGCCGGACCGGGTTACGACAGACGGTCATGGCTCCTACCCGAGAGCGATCCGCATCGTGCTGGGCAAGACCGTGCAGCACCGGACCAGTGTCTATCTGAATAATCGCCTTGAACAGGACCATCGCGGGATCAAGGGCAGGATCCGATGTATGCGGGGCTTCAAGAGCCACGAGGCTGCCGATCGCTTCTGCCGAGAACATGGGGAACTCCGCAATCTTCTTCGCCCGCGCCGTCGTCACAACCAGATCGTCCCCGCCTCTCTCCGCCGCTCCCGCTTCGCCAAAGCAACCTCCATTGCGCTTAACATCATGCAGAACGCCTAG